In the Burkholderia cenocepacia genome, one interval contains:
- a CDS encoding type VI secretion system amidase effector protein Tae4: MKRPSFAVAWAASQRIYDPANSGERVAKVIGGYVEKNVNNPNPTERWSNTCAVRMSYILGEAGMVIPRIPEQTVSGRDNRQYFFRVRDLIRFLEQRWGKAEGVKYPPSNGGPLAGRQGVLLFEVSGWSDAQGHATLFNGRTCYDHCYFNEPGARYRTDRANFWSLS, encoded by the coding sequence GTGAAACGACCATCATTTGCCGTTGCATGGGCGGCATCTCAGCGAATCTACGACCCGGCAAATTCCGGTGAGCGCGTTGCGAAAGTGATAGGTGGATACGTCGAGAAGAACGTCAACAATCCGAATCCGACAGAGCGATGGAGCAATACTTGCGCGGTGAGGATGAGTTATATCCTGGGTGAAGCTGGCATGGTGATACCGCGAATCCCCGAGCAAACGGTATCGGGCAGAGACAATCGGCAATACTTTTTCCGTGTCAGGGATTTGATTCGTTTTCTCGAGCAACGCTGGGGGAAGGCTGAGGGCGTCAAATACCCGCCGTCGAACGGAGGGCCACTTGCGGGTCGGCAGGGCGTCCTCCTGTTCGAGGTGTCGGGGTGGAGCGATGCACAGGGCCACGCCACGCTGTTTAACGGGCGGACGTGCTACGACCATTGTTACTTCAACGAACCGGGCGCGCGGTATCGTACCGATCGCGCAAATTTTTGGAGCCTGTCATGA
- a CDS encoding type VI secretion system amidase immunity protein Tai4 produces the protein MRGVRIAAALACIAFQPTMVVAKDVAQTSPEAGSRTYLQNFKDMALAECLAAAYKQAPGASKDIGSSISALRDWTYYDMERAPDVIHALVAKYLARDYRNPVVESEVADVKFDFLKCIDLYHGKELDAAAKQLVSRPNRTYRTEHPPKPQ, from the coding sequence ATGAGGGGAGTCCGGATCGCTGCCGCGTTGGCGTGCATCGCGTTTCAACCGACGATGGTCGTGGCGAAGGACGTCGCACAAACATCGCCCGAGGCCGGCTCACGAACTTACCTCCAGAACTTCAAGGACATGGCGCTCGCGGAGTGCCTGGCTGCCGCATACAAGCAGGCGCCCGGCGCGAGCAAGGACATCGGCAGCAGCATCAGCGCGTTGCGCGACTGGACCTACTACGACATGGAACGTGCGCCGGACGTCATTCATGCGCTGGTTGCGAAGTATCTGGCTCGCGACTATCGGAATCCGGTCGTCGAATCGGAAGTCGCGGATGTGAAGTTCGACTTCCTGAAGTGCATCGACCTGTATCACGGCAAGGAACTGGACGCTGCAGCGAAGCAGCTCGTATCGCGTCCGAACCGTACCTATCGAACCGAGCATCCGCCCAAGCCGCAGTAG
- a CDS encoding IclR family transcriptional regulator, with protein sequence METSSDQANDLLFNQSLEKGLNVLRAFSAKRRTMTLAEVADAAGMTKSSAQRMVYTLEKLGYIRKHPVTRRYQLTPHVMRIGFNYLAADTLIDVANPFLSELTNLTGETTNLTEPDEDEMVYVARFVSTKFVPIHMPIGSRIPMYCTGSGRAFLSALPPGDARARLDGMVRTPHTPRTVTALDDLVALLDGARREGYATNQEELFIGDMSIAAPVLGSQGQPVAAVHVVAPTSRWTFDDARRKLAPAVIDCARGISNSIRTLE encoded by the coding sequence ATGGAAACGTCGTCCGACCAAGCAAACGATCTGCTGTTCAACCAGTCGCTGGAAAAAGGGCTCAACGTGCTGCGCGCGTTCAGCGCGAAGCGGCGCACGATGACGCTGGCGGAAGTGGCCGACGCGGCGGGCATGACGAAAAGCTCCGCGCAGCGGATGGTCTATACGCTCGAGAAGCTCGGCTACATCCGCAAGCATCCGGTCACGCGGCGTTATCAGCTCACGCCGCACGTGATGCGGATCGGCTTCAACTATCTCGCGGCCGATACGTTGATCGACGTCGCGAATCCGTTCCTGTCCGAGCTGACGAACCTGACCGGCGAAACCACCAACCTCACCGAGCCGGACGAGGACGAAATGGTGTACGTCGCGCGTTTCGTGTCGACGAAGTTCGTGCCGATCCACATGCCGATCGGCAGCCGTATCCCGATGTACTGCACCGGCAGCGGCCGCGCGTTCCTGAGCGCGTTGCCACCCGGCGACGCACGCGCGCGGCTCGACGGCATGGTGCGTACGCCGCACACGCCGCGCACGGTCACGGCGCTGGACGATCTCGTCGCGTTGCTCGATGGCGCGCGGCGCGAAGGCTACGCGACCAACCAGGAAGAACTGTTCATCGGCGACATGTCGATTGCCGCGCCCGTGCTCGGCAGTCAGGGGCAGCCGGTCGCGGCCGTGCACGTGGTCGCGCCGACGAGCCGCTGGACGTTCGACGACGCGCGCCGCAAGCTCGCGCCGGCGGTGATCGACTGCGCGCGCGGGATCAGCAATTCGATCCGGACGCTTGAATAG